In Corallococcus silvisoli, one DNA window encodes the following:
- a CDS encoding VWA domain-containing protein — MTFTLPQAWLLLLPLGLFLWRYGRRPGPPMVLRWGLLVLGVGALAGPELRLANAGSDVAVVVDRSRSMPLDVDRVAQELISLVESQRRPGDRVGVITFGREARVESPLSEVGRFGGFTRPVDAEASDLSAALDAAGALIPSERTGRVLVVSDGRATGADARGATRRLAARGIAVDYRQVSRPEPALDVAVVSLDVPATVSVREPFQFSATVQATSAVTGTVRLERDGHVLVKGPFDFKPGPNLLPLRDLLEEPGLVHYRLTVEVPGDGVPENDVGAGVLRVEGPPRVLLLTQQPGGTLAKALGATGMTLDVRAPFHVSLDALDGVGVVVLENVDANALGETGLNALADYVDQAGGGLVMTGGRSSFGEGGYRRSPLEPLLPVSLEMREEQRRASVAMSVLMDSSCSMGVQVPDGRTKMELAAEGVTAALTLLNGGDEASVHMVDTESHEIFPLSPVSDGLPLNQVARGFSGGGGIYVGVALRTGRKEILRSDKPTRHVVLFSDAADSEEPGDYQATLAALREANVTVSVIGLGTPADSDAELLRDVARRGGGRIYFAEDAMSLPRIFSQETLAVARATFVDEPASMEAAPDLPLLGPLPTQGLPQLGGYNLTYLKPRANVALRTLDTNAAPVLALWPHGAGRTVALTAEVDGKYTGELREWRALRATLEAVVRWSMGSAAPKGEAVVRSERQGNLLRVTLDLPPGEPMPGALPTAVLLSGDGRSGVEKPLHWEDEDRLVVEYPLSGSGTWHPVVKWGGRVLRAPPVALPYAPEFEPGSAREGLKLLRALAAVGGGQERLSMTGLFAEAPESEGRVALAPWLVVCALAVMLAEVAVRRFLSAPRVRVARERPAKQAHARRPMSVTPGPEAMSPGKPPAPGPEAPPEQKSEPAKEPAGVDSALEAARARARRRTGR, encoded by the coding sequence ATGACCTTCACCCTTCCCCAGGCGTGGTTGCTGCTGCTGCCGCTGGGCCTCTTCTTGTGGCGCTACGGCCGGAGGCCCGGGCCGCCCATGGTACTGCGGTGGGGGCTGCTGGTGCTCGGCGTGGGTGCGCTGGCCGGGCCGGAGCTGCGGCTGGCCAACGCGGGCAGCGACGTGGCCGTGGTGGTGGACCGCTCCCGCTCCATGCCGCTGGACGTGGACCGGGTGGCGCAGGAGCTGATTTCGCTGGTGGAGTCGCAGCGCCGGCCGGGCGACCGGGTGGGGGTCATCACCTTCGGTCGTGAGGCGCGGGTGGAGTCCCCGCTGTCGGAGGTGGGCCGGTTCGGCGGCTTCACGCGGCCCGTGGACGCGGAGGCGTCGGACCTGTCGGCCGCGCTGGATGCCGCGGGAGCGCTCATCCCCTCCGAGCGCACGGGCCGGGTGCTGGTCGTCTCCGACGGGCGGGCCACGGGCGCGGATGCTCGGGGCGCGACGCGGCGGCTGGCGGCGCGGGGGATCGCGGTGGACTACCGTCAGGTGTCCCGTCCGGAGCCCGCGCTGGACGTGGCCGTCGTTTCGCTGGACGTGCCCGCCACTGTCTCCGTGCGCGAACCCTTCCAGTTCTCCGCCACGGTGCAGGCCACCTCCGCCGTCACGGGCACCGTGCGCCTGGAGCGCGACGGCCACGTGCTGGTGAAGGGGCCCTTCGACTTCAAGCCCGGGCCGAACCTGCTGCCCCTGCGCGACCTGCTGGAGGAGCCAGGGCTCGTGCACTACCGGCTCACGGTGGAGGTGCCGGGCGACGGCGTTCCAGAGAACGACGTGGGCGCGGGCGTGCTGCGCGTGGAGGGCCCGCCGCGCGTGTTGCTGCTCACGCAGCAGCCTGGCGGCACGCTGGCGAAGGCGCTGGGGGCGACGGGCATGACGCTGGACGTGCGGGCGCCCTTCCATGTGTCACTGGATGCGCTCGACGGCGTCGGCGTGGTGGTGCTGGAGAACGTGGACGCCAACGCCCTGGGCGAGACGGGGTTGAACGCGCTGGCGGACTACGTGGATCAAGCTGGAGGCGGGCTGGTGATGACGGGAGGGCGCTCCAGCTTCGGCGAGGGCGGCTACCGGCGTTCGCCCCTGGAGCCGCTGCTGCCCGTGTCGCTGGAGATGCGCGAGGAGCAGCGGCGCGCGTCGGTGGCGATGAGCGTGCTCATGGATTCGAGCTGCTCCATGGGCGTGCAGGTGCCGGACGGGCGCACGAAGATGGAGCTTGCCGCCGAGGGTGTCACGGCGGCGCTCACGCTGCTCAACGGGGGCGACGAAGCCTCCGTGCACATGGTGGACACGGAGTCGCATGAAATCTTCCCCCTGAGCCCGGTGAGCGACGGCCTGCCGCTGAACCAGGTGGCGCGTGGCTTCAGTGGCGGCGGTGGCATCTACGTGGGCGTGGCCCTGCGCACGGGCCGCAAGGAGATCCTCCGCAGCGACAAGCCCACGAGGCATGTGGTGCTGTTCTCCGACGCGGCGGACTCGGAGGAGCCCGGCGACTACCAGGCGACGCTGGCCGCGCTGCGGGAGGCCAACGTGACGGTGTCCGTCATCGGTCTGGGCACCCCGGCGGACTCGGACGCGGAACTGCTGCGCGACGTGGCCCGGCGGGGCGGGGGACGCATCTACTTCGCCGAGGACGCGATGAGCCTGCCGCGCATCTTCAGCCAGGAGACGCTCGCGGTGGCGCGGGCCACCTTCGTGGATGAGCCCGCGTCCATGGAGGCCGCGCCGGACCTGCCGCTGCTGGGTCCGCTGCCGACGCAGGGGCTGCCGCAGCTGGGCGGCTACAACCTCACGTACTTGAAGCCACGGGCGAACGTGGCGCTGCGCACGTTGGACACCAATGCCGCGCCAGTGCTGGCGCTGTGGCCGCATGGCGCGGGGCGCACGGTGGCGCTCACGGCGGAGGTGGACGGCAAGTACACGGGAGAGCTGCGCGAGTGGCGCGCGCTGCGAGCGACGCTGGAGGCGGTGGTGCGCTGGTCGATGGGCAGCGCCGCGCCGAAGGGGGAGGCGGTGGTGCGCTCGGAGCGTCAGGGCAACCTGCTGCGCGTGACGCTGGACCTGCCGCCGGGCGAACCGATGCCGGGGGCTCTGCCCACGGCGGTGCTGCTGTCGGGAGATGGGCGCTCTGGCGTGGAGAAGCCTCTGCATTGGGAGGACGAGGATCGGCTGGTGGTCGAGTACCCGTTGAGCGGCAGTGGAACGTGGCACCCGGTGGTGAAGTGGGGTGGCCGCGTGCTGAGGGCTCCACCCGTGGCATTGCCGTACGCACCGGAGTTCGAGCCGGGCAGCGCCAGGGAAGGCCTCAAGCTCCTGCGCGCGTTGGCGGCGGTCGGAGGCGGACAGGAGCGGTTGTCGATGACGGGGCTGTTCGCGGAGGCCCCGGAGTCGGAGGGGCGCGTGGCGCTGGCGCCGTGGCTGGTGGTGTGCGCGCTGGCGGTGATGCTTGCGGAAGTGGCCGTGCGCCGGTTCCTCTCCGCGCCCCGCGTGCGGGTCGCCCGGGAGCGGCCCGCGAAGCAAGCCCATGCGCGACGGCCCATGTCCGTCACACCGGGCCCGGAGGCGATGTCCCCCGGCAAGCCGCCCGCACCCGGCCCAGAGGCGCCGCCGGAGCAGAAGTCAGAGCCCGCGAAGGAGCCTGCTGGAGTGGACTCCGCGCTGGAGGCCGCGCGCGCCAGGGCCCGGCGTCGGACGGGGCGCTGA
- a CDS encoding DUF58 domain-containing protein, with protein MDEAEVARLAPGLVLALPRAPQRGRVGEVRATSAGSAMELHDFRAYQPGDDLRQLDWNAVARTGELVLRVRQDEVSPRVEVVLDGSRSMGLSPRKAAGAREVALLTVEVGGRQGLSPTVLWGGARSERVQGPACRSALRGAEFEARDDLVSALGRLPPLRPCGVRVVVSDFLFEADLEALCARLSRGASALFLVQVLDAEDLEPTGGEGARLVDAESGVALEELLTDGVLAAYARRFAEHQRALRRAAARARGALLTVNAADGLRAQVAGPLRSLFVAGGGA; from the coding sequence TTGGACGAAGCGGAGGTGGCGCGGCTGGCACCGGGGTTGGTCCTGGCGCTGCCGCGCGCGCCTCAGCGGGGACGGGTGGGCGAGGTGCGCGCCACGTCCGCGGGCAGCGCGATGGAGCTGCACGACTTCCGCGCGTATCAGCCGGGGGATGACCTGCGGCAACTGGACTGGAACGCGGTGGCGCGCACGGGGGAGCTGGTGTTGCGCGTGCGCCAGGACGAGGTGTCGCCGCGCGTGGAGGTGGTGCTGGATGGCTCCCGCAGCATGGGGTTGTCGCCGCGCAAGGCGGCGGGGGCGCGCGAGGTGGCGCTCCTGACGGTGGAGGTCGGGGGGCGGCAGGGGCTGTCGCCGACGGTGTTGTGGGGCGGGGCGCGGTCGGAGCGGGTGCAGGGGCCGGCGTGTCGCTCGGCGCTCAGGGGCGCGGAGTTCGAGGCGCGGGATGATCTGGTGTCCGCATTGGGGCGGCTGCCGCCGTTGCGGCCCTGTGGCGTGCGAGTGGTGGTGAGCGACTTTCTCTTCGAGGCGGACCTGGAGGCGCTGTGCGCGCGGTTGTCGCGTGGGGCGTCGGCGCTGTTCCTGGTGCAGGTGCTGGACGCGGAGGACCTGGAGCCCACGGGCGGTGAGGGCGCGCGGCTGGTGGACGCGGAGAGCGGCGTGGCGTTGGAGGAGCTGCTGACGGATGGAGTGCTGGCCGCCTATGCCCGCCGCTTCGCGGAGCACCAGCGCGCGTTGCGGCGCGCGGCGGCGCGGGCGCGGGGGGCGCTGCTCACGGTGAACGCGGCGGATGGCCTGCGGGCACAGGTGGCGGGGCCGCTGCGCTCCCTGTTCGTCGCGGGGGGCGGGGCGTGA
- a CDS encoding ABC transporter permease, producing MSTQASPASGATESAPGVPAAASDRWEKWGDRLNPLVVKEVRQGLRTRVFWVSFGLLLLACLVLSLIAYANVHGAAYSREGRAYFFSFFVCLGLVHFGVIPFNAYRSLAREREDETWSLLLLTGLGPRRILRGKVTSFLVQAALYASAVGPFLLFSYFLNGIDLPTILMVLLMGGAWLVFLTLVSVCAATLADSRMGRAFVRFALVGALVVTFFQSLTFAFVVTQDRGSGFSFDRDFFLGLGAAFWVLLSDGWLLFEAAVARLSLVTEDYTRHPRRALVVQTVLTFAGMAAVWWYLDRKNEVPGVVGLFGVLHLILTGLFTATDVDGQSRPLRAGTRPWSLFKPGAVRGFRLAVLLLMGWAAACVALLWVSESSTDNVRMGRALVALALYGVLYLSVALLLGRMPRSGRFASPVAVRLLFVMVGVMGSGLPPLLAVFLNLEGDDALLNLLNPVMGTFNFGRRDWSSPDGFVLPHWLLLCMGLVALLAAFAADRVLVERERRAHAP from the coding sequence GTGAGCACGCAAGCCAGTCCGGCGTCGGGCGCGACCGAGTCCGCCCCTGGGGTTCCCGCGGCGGCGTCCGACCGCTGGGAGAAGTGGGGCGACCGGCTCAACCCGCTGGTGGTGAAGGAGGTGCGGCAGGGGCTGCGCACGCGCGTCTTCTGGGTGAGCTTCGGGCTGCTGCTGTTGGCATGCCTGGTGCTGTCGCTCATCGCGTACGCGAACGTGCATGGCGCGGCGTACTCGCGAGAGGGACGCGCCTACTTCTTCTCCTTCTTCGTGTGCCTGGGGCTGGTGCACTTCGGCGTCATCCCGTTCAACGCGTACCGGTCGCTGGCGCGCGAGCGCGAGGACGAGACGTGGTCCCTGCTGCTGCTCACGGGGTTGGGGCCCCGGCGCATCCTGCGCGGAAAGGTGACGTCGTTCCTGGTGCAGGCGGCGCTGTACGCGTCGGCGGTGGGGCCGTTCCTGCTGTTCAGCTACTTCCTCAACGGCATCGACCTGCCCACCATCCTGATGGTGCTGCTGATGGGTGGGGCGTGGCTGGTGTTCCTCACGCTGGTGTCCGTGTGCGCGGCGACGCTGGCGGACAGCCGGATGGGGCGGGCCTTCGTGCGCTTCGCGCTGGTGGGCGCGCTGGTGGTGACGTTCTTCCAGTCGCTGACGTTCGCCTTCGTGGTGACGCAGGATCGCGGCAGCGGGTTCTCGTTCGACCGGGACTTCTTCCTGGGGCTGGGCGCGGCGTTCTGGGTCCTGCTGTCGGACGGGTGGCTGTTGTTCGAGGCGGCGGTGGCGCGGCTGTCTCTTGTGACGGAGGACTACACGCGCCATCCCCGTCGGGCGCTGGTGGTGCAGACGGTCCTGACGTTCGCGGGCATGGCGGCCGTGTGGTGGTACCTGGACCGGAAGAACGAGGTCCCGGGAGTGGTGGGCCTGTTCGGGGTGCTGCACCTCATCCTCACCGGGCTCTTCACGGCGACGGATGTGGATGGGCAGTCGCGGCCGCTGCGCGCGGGCACTCGGCCCTGGTCGTTGTTCAAGCCCGGGGCGGTGCGTGGCTTTCGACTGGCGGTGTTGCTGCTGATGGGCTGGGCGGCCGCGTGCGTGGCGCTGCTGTGGGTGTCGGAGAGCTCGACCGACAACGTGCGGATGGGCAGGGCGCTGGTGGCGCTGGCGCTCTACGGGGTGCTGTACCTGTCGGTGGCGTTGCTCCTGGGGCGGATGCCGCGCTCCGGGAGGTTCGCGTCGCCGGTGGCGGTCCGGTTGCTCTTCGTGATGGTGGGGGTGATGGGCTCGGGGTTGCCGCCGCTGCTGGCGGTGTTCCTGAACCTGGAAGGGGACGATGCGCTGCTCAACCTGCTCAACCCGGTGATGGGCACCTTCAACTTCGGCCGCCGCGACTGGAGCAGTCCAGATGGCTTCGTGCTGCCGCACTGGCTGCTGCTGTGCATGGGGCTGGTGGCGCTCCTGGCGGCGTTCGCCGCGGACCGGGTGCTGGTCGAACGCGAGCGCCGGGCCCACGCGCCGTGA
- a CDS encoding ABC transporter ATP-binding protein, with translation MSLLEVRGLRRDYGALRAVDDVSFTLEAGSILGFIGPNGAGKSTTLRILATLDVPTAGTVLLDGTSLVDAPDRARPLLGYMPDRYGTYDDVTVREFLDFFARAYGLKGAQRRQRVDSVMEFTGLGPLSEKLTTELSKGMRQRVALGRTLLHDPRLLLLDEPADGLDPRARIELRELLRALADQGKAVIISSHILTELAEICDSCVIIEQGRLLAQGKVEDLLRQSAGPSRAMELTVRLAAGAEGEAVWTRAERTLLEQPRVKDVAREGGALRVRLELEADTGPAQAEVAAAALLAALVAQGLPVCAFSPRERNLEDAFMTVTKGRVA, from the coding sequence ATGAGCCTGTTGGAGGTGAGGGGGCTGCGGCGGGACTACGGGGCGCTGCGCGCGGTGGACGACGTGTCGTTCACGCTGGAGGCCGGGAGCATCCTGGGCTTCATCGGGCCCAACGGCGCGGGCAAGAGCACCACGCTGCGCATCCTGGCCACGCTGGACGTGCCCACCGCGGGCACGGTGCTGCTGGACGGCACGTCGCTGGTGGACGCGCCGGACCGGGCCCGGCCGCTCTTGGGTTACATGCCGGACCGCTACGGCACCTATGACGATGTCACCGTGAGGGAGTTCCTGGACTTCTTCGCGCGCGCGTATGGGCTGAAGGGCGCGCAGCGGAGGCAGCGGGTGGACTCGGTGATGGAGTTCACCGGCCTGGGACCGCTCTCGGAGAAGCTGACCACGGAGCTGTCCAAGGGCATGCGCCAGCGCGTGGCCCTGGGGCGCACGCTCCTGCACGACCCTCGGCTGCTGTTGCTGGACGAGCCGGCGGACGGCCTGGATCCGCGCGCGCGCATCGAGCTGCGGGAGCTGCTGCGCGCGCTGGCGGACCAGGGCAAGGCGGTCATCATCTCCAGCCACATCCTCACGGAGCTGGCGGAGATCTGCGACAGCTGCGTCATCATCGAGCAGGGGCGCCTGCTGGCCCAGGGCAAGGTGGAGGACCTGCTGCGCCAGAGCGCGGGCCCGTCGCGCGCGATGGAGCTGACGGTGCGGCTGGCGGCGGGAGCGGAGGGCGAGGCGGTGTGGACGCGCGCGGAGCGGACGCTGCTGGAGCAGCCGCGCGTGAAGGATGTGGCGCGCGAGGGCGGCGCGCTGCGCGTGCGGTTGGAGCTGGAGGCGGACACCGGGCCCGCGCAGGCGGAGGTCGCCGCGGCGGCGCTGCTCGCGGCGCTGGTGGCGCAGGGGCTGCCGGTGTGCGCGTTCAGCCCGCGCGAGCGCAACCTGGAGGATGCGTTCATGACGGTGACGAAGGGGAGGGTGGCGTGA
- a CDS encoding DNA alkylation repair protein, with translation MTLKETMAELERLGSPQTRKTFLRHGAPEPLSGVNFGPLTALKKRIGTDSVLARALWATGHAEARLLATMVVDAPALSWAELDTWAKQLDWYALTDVFVTNVVLSSPHAVKALEWTRSPAEWLGRAGWQTLSSLLAKTQLLEAEDLRPWVKRIEQELPTAKNRVRDAMNRALINLGGTGGALQGAALATAKRLGRVDVDHGDTACETPDATQAIHKLQARKEAQAARKPARAQNPARKEASAARTPARKQGQAAQKPARKEARVAKKPARKAPVSVATKRTTGATEKPSRKAPVATKRKTSTEGKPSRKATTAKRPAAPRRARARA, from the coding sequence ATGACCCTCAAAGAGACGATGGCGGAGCTGGAGCGGCTGGGCTCTCCCCAGACGCGGAAGACCTTCTTGCGGCACGGTGCTCCCGAGCCGCTGTCCGGAGTGAACTTCGGCCCGCTGACGGCGCTGAAGAAGCGCATCGGCACGGACTCCGTGCTGGCCCGTGCCCTGTGGGCGACGGGGCATGCGGAGGCGCGGCTGCTGGCGACGATGGTGGTGGACGCGCCCGCGTTGTCCTGGGCGGAGCTGGACACCTGGGCGAAGCAGCTTGATTGGTACGCGTTGACGGACGTCTTCGTGACGAACGTGGTGCTGTCCTCACCGCATGCGGTGAAGGCCCTCGAGTGGACGCGCTCCCCGGCTGAATGGCTGGGGCGCGCGGGTTGGCAGACGCTGTCGTCGCTGCTGGCGAAGACACAGTTGCTCGAAGCAGAGGACCTGCGGCCCTGGGTGAAGCGCATCGAGCAGGAACTGCCGACCGCGAAGAACCGTGTCCGCGATGCGATGAACCGTGCGCTCATCAACCTGGGGGGCACCGGGGGCGCACTCCAGGGCGCGGCGCTCGCGACGGCGAAGCGGCTGGGCCGGGTGGACGTGGATCACGGCGACACCGCCTGCGAGACGCCGGATGCCACGCAAGCCATCCACAAGCTCCAGGCCCGGAAGGAAGCCCAGGCCGCGCGGAAGCCAGCCCGGGCGCAGAATCCGGCCCGGAAGGAGGCCAGTGCTGCGCGGACGCCGGCCCGGAAGCAAGGTCAGGCCGCGCAGAAGCCGGCCCGGAAAGAAGCCCGTGTCGCGAAGAAGCCCGCCCGGAAGGCTCCGGTCTCCGTCGCGACGAAGCGCACGACAGGCGCCACGGAGAAGCCGTCACGCAAGGCGCCTGTCGCGACGAAGCGCAAGACAAGCACCGAGGGGAAACCGTCACGCAAGGCGACGACCGCGAAGAGGCCCGCGGCACCCAGGCGAGCGCGGGCGCGCGCGTAG
- a CDS encoding aldo/keto reductase family protein, translating into MNFRFLGRSGLKVSEISFGNWLTHGSQVEEDAAVACVKAALDTGITTFDTADVYAGTKAEAVLGRALKGQRREGYELFTKVYWPTGPGQNDRGLSRKHIIESIHGSLRRLQTDYVDLYQAHRFDAETPLEETMLAFADIVRQGKALYIGVSEWTAEQIAAGAKLARELRVPFISNQPQYSMLWRVIESKVIPTSDAEGLGQIVWSPLAKGVLTGKYLPGQPPPANTRAATQQGAMFMTSFMTDDVLTRVQQLKPLAQEAGLSLAQLSVAWVLQNKSVASAIIGATRPEQVLDNVKASGVKLDAALLRRIDAILDPVVERDPAQTTSPSRRP; encoded by the coding sequence ATGAACTTCCGATTCCTTGGTCGCAGCGGCCTGAAGGTCAGTGAGATCTCCTTTGGCAACTGGCTCACGCACGGTTCCCAGGTGGAAGAGGACGCCGCGGTCGCGTGCGTGAAGGCCGCGCTCGACACGGGCATCACCACCTTCGACACCGCCGACGTCTACGCCGGCACCAAGGCGGAGGCCGTGCTCGGCCGCGCCCTCAAGGGCCAGCGCCGCGAAGGCTATGAGCTCTTCACCAAGGTCTACTGGCCCACCGGCCCCGGCCAGAACGACCGCGGCCTGTCGCGCAAGCACATCATCGAGTCCATCCACGGCTCGCTGCGCCGCCTCCAGACGGACTACGTGGACCTCTACCAGGCCCACCGCTTCGACGCGGAGACGCCCCTGGAAGAAACCATGCTCGCCTTCGCGGACATCGTCCGCCAGGGCAAGGCCCTCTACATCGGCGTCTCCGAATGGACCGCCGAGCAGATTGCCGCCGGCGCGAAGCTCGCCCGCGAGCTGCGCGTGCCCTTCATCTCCAACCAGCCCCAGTACTCCATGCTCTGGCGGGTCATCGAGTCCAAGGTCATCCCCACGTCCGACGCGGAGGGCCTGGGCCAGATTGTCTGGTCCCCGCTCGCCAAGGGCGTCCTCACCGGCAAGTACCTCCCCGGCCAGCCCCCGCCCGCGAACACCCGCGCCGCCACCCAGCAGGGCGCGATGTTCATGACCAGCTTCATGACCGACGACGTGCTCACCCGCGTCCAGCAGCTCAAGCCCCTGGCCCAGGAGGCCGGACTGTCCCTCGCGCAGCTCTCCGTCGCGTGGGTGCTCCAGAACAAGAGCGTCGCCTCCGCCATCATCGGCGCCACCCGGCCGGAGCAGGTGCTGGACAACGTGAAGGCCTCCGGCGTGAAGCTCGACGCGGCCCTCCTGCGCCGCATCGACGCCATCCTCGACCCCGTCGTGGAGCGAGACCCCGCGCAGACCACCAGCCCCAGCCGCCGGCCCTGA
- a CDS encoding AAA family ATPase: MAAELLSPAEAQGAADVASRLKAGLNQVMLDQEGVVEQVVTAVLARGHVLLEGLPGLGKTELCKALARLLSLPFRRIQFTPDLLPGDITGTYVLEGEARRDFVFREGPLFASLVLADEINRSSPKTQSALLEAMQERSVTVLGQTRPLPDPFFVLATQNPIELEGTYPLPEAQLDRFLFRILVPPVGSKTLRTLLTTRVRGTPPALEPVLDAEGLSRLFTAVDRVHLPGPVADFIGRLVEASDPRQPSAPEPVRRFVRFGASPRAALALAAAGRARALLGGRPNVGFDDVVAAAPAALNHRLVLAYEASLEKVSAPDVVRELLKATPEVPRG; the protein is encoded by the coding sequence GTGGCAGCGGAGCTTTTGAGTCCCGCCGAAGCACAGGGCGCGGCGGACGTAGCCTCCCGGCTCAAGGCCGGGCTCAATCAGGTGATGCTCGACCAGGAAGGCGTCGTCGAGCAGGTCGTCACGGCGGTGCTCGCCCGGGGCCATGTGCTCCTGGAGGGCCTGCCCGGCCTGGGCAAGACGGAGCTGTGCAAGGCCCTGGCGCGGCTCTTGTCGCTGCCCTTCCGCCGCATCCAGTTCACCCCCGACCTGCTGCCCGGCGACATCACCGGCACCTACGTGCTGGAGGGCGAGGCGCGCCGCGACTTCGTCTTCCGCGAGGGCCCCCTCTTCGCGAGCCTCGTCCTCGCGGACGAGATCAACCGCTCCAGCCCGAAGACGCAGTCCGCGCTGCTGGAGGCCATGCAGGAGCGCTCGGTGACGGTGCTGGGCCAGACCCGGCCCCTGCCGGATCCGTTCTTCGTGCTCGCCACCCAGAACCCCATCGAGCTGGAGGGCACCTATCCGCTGCCCGAAGCGCAGCTCGACCGCTTCCTCTTCCGCATCCTGGTGCCGCCCGTGGGCTCCAAGACGCTGCGCACCCTGCTCACCACGCGCGTGCGCGGCACCCCACCCGCGCTGGAGCCGGTGCTGGACGCGGAGGGACTGTCGCGCCTCTTCACCGCCGTGGATCGCGTGCACCTGCCCGGCCCGGTGGCGGACTTCATCGGCCGGCTGGTGGAGGCGTCCGACCCGCGCCAGCCCTCCGCCCCCGAACCCGTGCGCCGCTTCGTGCGCTTCGGCGCGAGCCCCCGCGCGGCGCTGGCCCTGGCCGCCGCGGGCCGCGCGCGCGCGCTGCTCGGCGGCCGGCCCAACGTGGGCTTCGACGACGTGGTGGCCGCCGCGCCCGCGGCCCTCAACCACCGCCTGGTGCTGGCGTACGAAGCCTCGCTGGAGAAGGTGTCCGCGCCGGACGTGGTGCGTGAGCTGCTCAAGGCCACGCCCGAGGTGCCCCGTGGCTAG
- a CDS encoding vWA domain-containing protein has product MSFGLPWGLLALGALVPLVAAYFLRRRQKPVVVSALFLWRTPRPRAEGGPRWERFTREASLLLEALAVLAAALYLADVRWGESARRRHLVLVVDGSLSMSARSADGKTVLEHVRTEAAKRVEAEGATQVTVLASGVSPRVIAGPEADASRALGALESFAARGPDHDVTPTLLWAQELAGPGKRVHFFTDAPPSEDTLVPPAVRWTALGRSEGNVALVSAQRRDEGGQATVTLRVARFGRGPSEVEARVRAAPGPGAREGTERIERITLPEEGAATVRLTFREAGDVEVSLPDDALPEDGHVRLAPSPVIPVAVGLTEGLSPASRQALERFLAVSPDVARGPAITGAPVLSVGPANAETRVTLGAEGPLRTFVGPFFTEKGSALMDDVQLAGVRWTAGANPPGRPLVTAGEAVLVSEEEGGRLHLNVDLARSNLQRTTAWPVLLGNVVREARRLREGFPRHQLNLGEALPVVTEAGGRYALNGPSGRKPVFGAGALSLPAPMSPGRYVLERDGTDVDSVEVLALDARESDLRGRGSADVAAKETGEDAAGSGAQERARWPLVVLLAALLADFYVTRKA; this is encoded by the coding sequence GTGAGCTTCGGGCTTCCGTGGGGATTGTTGGCGCTGGGCGCGCTGGTGCCACTGGTGGCGGCGTACTTCCTGCGCCGCCGACAGAAGCCGGTGGTGGTCAGCGCATTGTTCCTGTGGCGCACGCCGCGGCCGCGCGCGGAAGGAGGCCCCCGCTGGGAGCGCTTCACCCGCGAGGCCTCGCTGCTGCTGGAGGCGCTCGCGGTGCTGGCCGCGGCGCTGTACCTGGCGGACGTGCGCTGGGGAGAATCCGCTCGCCGCCGGCACCTGGTGCTCGTCGTGGATGGGAGCCTGTCCATGTCCGCGCGGAGTGCGGACGGAAAGACGGTGCTGGAGCACGTGCGCACGGAGGCCGCGAAGCGCGTGGAGGCGGAGGGCGCCACGCAGGTGACGGTGCTGGCGAGCGGCGTGTCCCCCCGTGTCATCGCCGGACCCGAGGCGGATGCCTCGCGTGCCCTGGGAGCGCTGGAGTCCTTCGCGGCTCGCGGACCGGACCACGACGTCACCCCCACGCTCCTGTGGGCTCAGGAGCTGGCCGGGCCCGGCAAGCGCGTGCACTTCTTCACCGACGCGCCGCCCTCGGAGGACACGCTCGTGCCGCCCGCCGTGCGCTGGACGGCGCTGGGCCGCTCCGAAGGCAACGTGGCGCTCGTGTCCGCGCAGCGGCGCGATGAAGGTGGACAGGCCACGGTGACGCTGCGCGTGGCCCGCTTCGGTCGTGGGCCCTCGGAGGTGGAGGCGCGAGTGCGCGCGGCTCCGGGCCCGGGCGCGCGCGAAGGCACCGAGCGCATCGAGCGCATCACGCTGCCGGAAGAGGGCGCCGCGACGGTGCGCCTCACCTTCCGCGAGGCCGGCGACGTGGAGGTGTCCCTGCCGGACGACGCGCTCCCCGAGGACGGACACGTGCGGCTGGCGCCGTCGCCCGTGATACCGGTGGCCGTGGGGCTGACGGAGGGACTGTCGCCCGCGTCGAGACAGGCCCTGGAGCGCTTCCTGGCGGTGTCGCCGGACGTGGCGCGCGGCCCCGCCATCACAGGTGCGCCGGTGCTGTCGGTGGGGCCGGCGAACGCGGAGACGCGGGTGACGCTGGGCGCGGAGGGGCCGCTGCGGACCTTCGTGGGGCCGTTCTTCACGGAGAAGGGCAGCGCGCTGATGGACGACGTGCAGCTCGCGGGCGTGCGGTGGACGGCGGGCGCGAATCCCCCGGGACGTCCGTTGGTGACCGCGGGCGAGGCCGTGCTGGTGTCGGAAGAAGAGGGCGGACGACTGCACCTCAACGTGGACCTGGCGCGCTCCAACCTCCAGCGCACGACGGCCTGGCCGGTGCTGCTGGGCAACGTGGTGCGCGAGGCCCGCCGCCTGCGCGAGGGCTTCCCCCGGCACCAGCTCAACCTGGGCGAAGCGCTGCCCGTGGTGACGGAGGCTGGCGGTCGCTACGCGCTGAACGGACCGTCCGGGCGCAAGCCGGTGTTCGGCGCGGGCGCGTTGAGCCTGCCCGCGCCCATGAGCCCCGGGCGCTACGTGCTGGAGCGGGACGGCACCGACGTGGACTCCGTGGAGGTCCTGGCGCTGGACGCGCGTGAGTCGGACCTGCGCGGCCGGGGCAGCGCCGATGTTGCCGCGAAGGAGACCGGCGAGGACGCGGCGGGGAGCGGCGCCCAGGAGCGCGCCCGCTGGCCACTGGTGGTGCTGCTGGCCGCGCTGCTGGCGGACTTCTACGTCACGAGGAAGGCATGA